A genomic segment from Glycine soja cultivar W05 chromosome 18, ASM419377v2, whole genome shotgun sequence encodes:
- the LOC114395659 gene encoding glucan endo-1,3-beta-glucosidase 2-like isoform X1, producing MAKHFLLLLFAVYVAAIDEEPFIGVNIGRDLSDMPHPTQVVALLKAQQIRHVRLYDADQAMLIALANTRIQVAVSVPNQEILAIGQSNTTAAKWVSHNVIANYPATNITTICVGSDVLTTLPYAAKVLVSALKFIHSALVASNLDHQIKVSTPLSSSMILDSFPPSQAFFNRSLNPVLVPMLDFLQTTGSYLMLNIYPYYDYMQSNGVIPLDYALFKPLPPNKEAIDSNSLLHYSNVFDAAVDAAYVAMAFLNYTNIRVVVTETGWPSKGDSNEPDATVENANTYNSNLIKHVLNITGTPKHPGIGVSTYIYELYNEDAKAGPLSEKNWGLFDANGKPVYVLHLTESGGVLANDTTNQTYCVAKDGADPKMLQAGIDWACGPGKVDCSPLLQGQPCYEPDNVVAHANYAFDTYYHQMGKSPQSCDFNGMATISTTNPSHGSCVFPGSLGNNGTFPNVTLSSMNSTNSDSSACNLHSGELGIRSLLMVIVLLLWGVALL from the exons ATGGCCAAGCACTTTCTTCTGCTTCTTTTTGCAGTATATGTTGCCGCTATTGATGAAG AACCTTTTATAGGGGTGAATATTGGTAGAGATCTCTCAGACATGCCTCACCCCACTCAAGTAGTAGCACTACTTAAAGCCCAGCAAATTCGACATGTTAGGCTGTATGATGCCGACCAAGCTATGCTCATTGCTCTTGCAAACACAAGAATTCAAGTTGCTGTGTCTGTCCCTAATCAAGAGATCCTTgcaattggtcaatcaaataCCACAGCTGCGAAATGGGTTTCCCATAATGTGATAGCAAATTACCCTGCCACTAACATAACTACTATTTGTGTTGGTTCTGATGTCTTAACTACCCTCCCCTATGCAGCAAAAGTGCTTGTCAGTGCCCTTAAGTTCATTCACTCAGCCCTCGTGGCATCCAATCTTGATCACCAAATCAAAGTCTCAACACCCCTTTCCTCTTCCATGATCCTTGATTCATTTCCACCTTCACAAGCCTTCTTCAACCGCTCACTGAATCCAGTCTTGGTTCCAATGCTTGATTTCTTGCAAACCACTGGCTCTTATCTCATGCTCAACATCTACCCTTACTATGACTACATGCAGTCGAATGGTGTGATTCCATTGGACTATGCACTCTTCAAACCCCTCCCTCCAAACAAAGAAGCCATTGATTCCAATTCCCTTCTCCACTACTCCAATGTGTTTGATGCTGCGGTTGATGCTGCATACGTTGCCATGGCTTTTCTAAATTACACTAACATTCGTGTGGTGGTGACAGAAACAGGCTGGCCCTCAAAAGGTGACTCTAATGAGCCTGATGCAACAGTGGAAAATGCAAACACTTACAACAGCAATTTGATCAAGCATGTGCTTAACATAACCGGGACTCCGAAACACCCCGGAATTGGTGTTAGTACTTACATCTATGAGCTCTACAATGAGGATGCAAAGGCAGGGCCATTGTCAGAGAAGAACTGGGGTTTGTTTGATGCAAATGGTAAACCTGTTTATGTTTTGCACTTGACAGAATCAGGAGGAGTGTTGGCAAATGACACCACCAATCAAACTTACTGTGTTGCAAAGGATGGTGCTGATCCTAAGATGCTGCAGGCTGGAATAGATTGGGCATGTGGACCTGGCAAGGTGGATTGCTCTCCTTTGCTGCAAGGACAACCATGTTATGAACCAGACAATGTGGTGGCACATGCAAATTATGCTTTTGACACTTACTATCATCAGATGGGAAAGTCTCCTCAGTCTTGTGATTTCAATGGCATGGCTACAATCTCCACCACCAATCCAA GTCATGGATCCTGTGTATTTCCAGGAAG TCTTGGCAACAATGGCACCTTCCCCAACGTCACGTTATCATCAATGAATTCCACAAATTCAGATTCTTCTGCCTGCAATCTCCATAGTGGTGAATTGGGAATTAGAAGCCTTCTAATGGTGATAGTACTTCTACTATGGGGAGTGGCTTTGCTATAA
- the LOC114395659 gene encoding glucan endo-1,3-beta-glucosidase 2-like isoform X2, which yields MAKHFLLLLFAVYVAAIDEEPFIGVNIGRDLSDMPHPTQVVALLKAQQIRHVRLYDADQAMLIALANTRIQVAVSVPNQEILAIGQSNTTAAKWVSHNVIANYPATNITTICVGSDVLTTLPYAAKVLVSALKFIHSALVASNLDHQIKVSTPLSSSMILDSFPPSQAFFNRSLNPVLVPMLDFLQTTGSYLMLNIYPYYDYMQSNGVIPLDYALFKPLPPNKEAIDSNSLLHYSNVFDAAVDAAYVAMAFLNYTNIRVVVTETGWPSKGDSNEPDATVENANTYNSNLIKHVLNITGTPKHPGIGVSTYIYELYNEDAKAGPLSEKNWGLFDANGKPVYVLHLTESGGVLANDTTNQTYCVAKDGADPKMLQAGIDWACGPGKVDCSPLLQGQPCYEPDNVVAHANYAFDTYYHQMGKSPQSCDFNGMATISTTNPI from the exons ATGGCCAAGCACTTTCTTCTGCTTCTTTTTGCAGTATATGTTGCCGCTATTGATGAAG AACCTTTTATAGGGGTGAATATTGGTAGAGATCTCTCAGACATGCCTCACCCCACTCAAGTAGTAGCACTACTTAAAGCCCAGCAAATTCGACATGTTAGGCTGTATGATGCCGACCAAGCTATGCTCATTGCTCTTGCAAACACAAGAATTCAAGTTGCTGTGTCTGTCCCTAATCAAGAGATCCTTgcaattggtcaatcaaataCCACAGCTGCGAAATGGGTTTCCCATAATGTGATAGCAAATTACCCTGCCACTAACATAACTACTATTTGTGTTGGTTCTGATGTCTTAACTACCCTCCCCTATGCAGCAAAAGTGCTTGTCAGTGCCCTTAAGTTCATTCACTCAGCCCTCGTGGCATCCAATCTTGATCACCAAATCAAAGTCTCAACACCCCTTTCCTCTTCCATGATCCTTGATTCATTTCCACCTTCACAAGCCTTCTTCAACCGCTCACTGAATCCAGTCTTGGTTCCAATGCTTGATTTCTTGCAAACCACTGGCTCTTATCTCATGCTCAACATCTACCCTTACTATGACTACATGCAGTCGAATGGTGTGATTCCATTGGACTATGCACTCTTCAAACCCCTCCCTCCAAACAAAGAAGCCATTGATTCCAATTCCCTTCTCCACTACTCCAATGTGTTTGATGCTGCGGTTGATGCTGCATACGTTGCCATGGCTTTTCTAAATTACACTAACATTCGTGTGGTGGTGACAGAAACAGGCTGGCCCTCAAAAGGTGACTCTAATGAGCCTGATGCAACAGTGGAAAATGCAAACACTTACAACAGCAATTTGATCAAGCATGTGCTTAACATAACCGGGACTCCGAAACACCCCGGAATTGGTGTTAGTACTTACATCTATGAGCTCTACAATGAGGATGCAAAGGCAGGGCCATTGTCAGAGAAGAACTGGGGTTTGTTTGATGCAAATGGTAAACCTGTTTATGTTTTGCACTTGACAGAATCAGGAGGAGTGTTGGCAAATGACACCACCAATCAAACTTACTGTGTTGCAAAGGATGGTGCTGATCCTAAGATGCTGCAGGCTGGAATAGATTGGGCATGTGGACCTGGCAAGGTGGATTGCTCTCCTTTGCTGCAAGGACAACCATGTTATGAACCAGACAATGTGGTGGCACATGCAAATTATGCTTTTGACACTTACTATCATCAGATGGGAAAGTCTCCTCAGTCTTGTGATTTCAATGGCATGGCTACAATCTCCACCACCAATCCAA TTTGA